The region TGTGCCTCTGTTGCATTATCATCCCAGTGATTTAATCAAAATTGCTGATCAGGCCTTGTATGCTGCTAAGGGAGCCGGGCGCAACCAAACAAAGGCAAAAATTTTATCTTTTCAATGTAGTTAGTTAAAATTATGGAGTCAAATATTACTTGGTAAGTCTTGATAATTAATTGACTAATTAGCCGATGAGTTTAGTTTTGTTAGTGGTATTTTTTCTGTTAACCAACGCTATCTTTACCAAGGTGTTGATCAGCTTGCCTGAATATTTTGTTAATCAGGGGGCAATGGTGGGACGTTTTGCCATACTGGGGTTAATCGTTCTTTTTCTTGGTTGGACAATGGGGGATGATTGACCATGGTGCCCCAACAATTAATTTTAAAAAATTTCCTCAGTTACCAAAATGTTAGTCTAGATTTCCGCGGCCTACACACAGCCTGTATTTGTGGGGCTAATGGAGCAGGTAAATCATCTTTGTTGGAGGCTATTACTTGGGCAATTTGGGGTAAGTGTCGAGCCGAAAGTGAGGATGATGTACTCCATAATGGCACCGATCAGGTAAGGGTAGATTTTCAATTTATTAGTAATAACCAAACCTATCGAATTATTCGCAGTCGTCAACGGGGCCGCAGTAGTGTAGCAGAATTTCAAATTAAAAGCGGCGATAATTTCCTTACCCTTTCGGCTAAAGGACTCAGAGCTACCCAGGAAAAAATTACCAGCACCCTAAAATTAGATTACGAAACCTTTGTCAATTCTGCCTATCTGCGCCAGGGAAGAGCTGATGAATTTATGTTGCGTAAGCCCAGTGAACGTAAACAAATTCTGGCAGACTTATTAAAGTTAGACCAGTACGAATTACTGGCAACTAGGGCAAAGGATATTTCCAAGGAAGCCAAGGGTAAAATTAATATTCTTAATGAACGCTTGCAAATATTGGAGCAGGATTTGAACCAACGACCAGATGTGGTAGCTAATCAAGTAAAATTAACCGAAGAAATTACAGCAGTCCAGGCTCAACAAGAACAGACACAGTGGCAGTTGCAACAGCTACAAACTAGTCAAAATCAACGACAACAATGGCAAAAGCAAGCTGAATGGCAACAACGGCAATGTCAGGAATTAACCACCGAAATTGCTAGGTTACAAAACCAGAATGGGGAGATTGCTCAGCAATGTCAAAATCTAGAATTATTGTTAGAACAAGAAGTAGTTATCCAAATTAATTTTCAGCGTTATCAAACCTTACAAAGCCAGGAAGGAGAATTAGCTAAAGACTTTCAACAATATCAAAATTTACAACAGCAACGACAAGATTTAGAGCAACAGTTACAACGCCAAGAAAATGAATTAGCACGACAAGCAGAGCAACAACTTCTGCGCTTGGAACATCTGGATAAACAACTGGCTGAATTGCAACCTATTTTGGCTCAACAGCAGGATATTGAAGCGGAGCTAGGCAAGCTAAAAGCCGCCAAACAAAAACTAAGTCAGCTTGATAAACTCCAGCATCAAGTTGCCCCCCTTTTACAACGACGTTTTGCCCTACATGCTGATTTAGAAAAGGCCAGGGCCCAGTGTCAGGCACAACTAGAGCAACGGCTGGCGATCGCCAAACAATTGCAGATGGCCATTGCTGCCATCCCCGACCAAAGAAGAGCTTTTCAAGCTTTGGACGAGGAAATTTCCCAACTGAAAAATAAACAGGTTTACCTTAAACGAGTAGAGGAAAAGGGCCAGGAACGGGGTCATTTCAAAGAACGACTCCAAGAAAATCAAAGGTTGTTTGAAAAACAGTTACGGGAATTAGAGCAAAAACTAAGTTTGTTAGATATTCCTGGGGCAACTTGTCCCCTGTGCGAACAGGGTTTAGATGGCCATTATCACCAACAAGTAATCGAAAAAACTGAGCATCAATGTCAAGAATTACGCAATCAAATTTGGATTCTGAAGGAACAAATTACCCTTGCCGATCAAGAACTAGCCATTCTCCGCAATGAATATAGAGAAATTGCCGATGGTCTAAGCAATCTAGAACAATTGCTACAACATTATGGGCAAATGGAAGCAGAATTAGAAAAAAGTGGAGAAAATCATGAGCGATTAGTAGAGTTAAATGAGCAAATCGATGACTTAGAACTGAGCTTAAGCCAAGGAACTTTTGCCGAATCGCTACAATTGGAATTAATTGTTCTGGAGCGGGAATTAACTAGTTTGGCCTACGACGAACAAACCCACGCATTGGCCCGTTCTATGGTGGATCAACTGAGAAAAGGGGAAATCCGCCACGCTAAATTTAAAGAAGCCCAAGCCAAACATCGACAACTAATGGCTGATCGCCCTGGGTTGGAGGAAAAATTGCTGGCATTACGTTCCCAATTACAAAGTTTGGGCACCAGTTCCCCCCTGCGTCAACAATGGCAACAGGTAGAAGCCGCTCTATCCCAACTGAATTACAACAGCGAAACCCACCAACAATTATTGGCGGAATTACGTCGTCAACAGCCTTGGCAATTGCGGCACCAAGAACTAGAACAGGCTCGGAAACAATTACCCATGCTGGTGCAACGAGCCCAGGAATACCGAGATCTCATTGGAGATCGCCAGCAGGCCCTAGGGAAAAGACATAGGGAATTGGCTCAGTTAGAGGAACAAATTAGTCAATATGCAGACCATGGGGAACAAATTCAATTTTTGGAGCAGGAATTAGGGCAAAGAAGACAACAGTTGGATAATCTACTGGCCAAAAAAGGTGGTTTAGAGCAATTATTAATCCAGATTGACACTTTGCAGGGGGAATATGAAGAAACCAAACAGCAGTTTAACCAAGCCCAAAAACAATTTCGTATCCATGAAGAGTTGAGCAAAGCCTTTGGTAAAAATGGTATTCAAGCCATGATGATTGAAAATATTTTACCCCAGCTAGAAGCAGAAACCAATTACATTTTGGCACGGTTAACGGGGAACCAACACCATATTCAATTTGTCACCCAAAAAGAAGGAAAAAGTAGTACAAAACGTAAGCCCAAAATGATTGATACCCTGGATATTCTCATTGCTGATGCCCAGGGTACCCGTCCCTATGAAACCTACTCCGGCGGAGAAGCTTTTCGGATTAATTTTTCCATTCGTTTGGCCCTGGCAAAATTATTGGCTCAACGGTCTGGCACCGCTTTACAGTTACTAATCATTGACGAAGGTTTTGGTACCCAAGACGCTGACGGCTGTGATCGCCTAGTGGCCGCCATCACTGCCATTGCCTCCGACTTTGCTTGTATTTTAACTGTCACTCATATGCCCCAGTTTAAGGAAGCTTTCCAACAGCGCATTGAAGTGAATAAAACCGAATTTGGCTCCCAATTGGCCATTGTTAGTTAGGCTCGTATAAGACCAAAATTTTCTCTGACTCCTACCTAGCTTGACCCAAAAAAATCTAAATTGAAGAGTAATAAAACATCAGAAAAATCAACTATGCTTACTGCCATCGGGAAGAATAGCCCCAGTTAACTTAGTCGCTGTTAGCTTGACCATAATCCGATTACCTGCGCCAATTTTGGCCCCTTGTAAATTAGCTCCGCTTAGATCTGCCCCACTTAAATCCGCCCCCACTAGATTGGCTTCTTGTAAATTTGCTCCCCGCAAGTTAGCCTCCAACAAATTAGCCCGGAAAAGATTGGCTCGAAACAGGTTGGCATTTTCCAAATTAACTTGGTGCAAAAAACTATCACTCAAATCCGCATTACTCAGGTTAGCGGACACCATTTTTCGCCCTGATAAATCCTTTTCTTTTAAATTAGCCCAGCGCAAGTCTGCCCCAGTTAAGTCCCGATAGTAGGGTCGATTGTGGTTTTCCTGATGATGGTGGGAGTTGGAACTATGGTTATGGCTGGTCGGCTGCTGATGATGGGGCCGGGATTGGCGATCGCCATGGGGGGGAGGAGCTTTGGCCCTAGGCTTGGATTTAGGTTTAGCTTTGGGGGCCTTGCTGGGCTGATTCTTTTCAGGCACCTGGGAAGCTTTAGCGCTTAACTCCAACTCCAACATTTCCTTGAGGCGATCGCGGGCTTGGTTGATTTCTTTCAGTTTGCCGGCCGCCTTGGCTAACAGACGGGGATTGTCCCTGGGCAGGCGATCGGGATGCCACACAAAGGCCAAATCTCGATAGGCTTCGTTGATTTCCTCCAGACTAGCCCCCACCTCTAGCCCCAGGATTTCGTAGTAGTGGGAAAACTCTTGCATAATCACCGCTGTGCAATGGCCCACTTAAAAGCGTAATATAGAAAGGTTGTCAATTTTTAAGATCCCAGAGAAGTCATGGCAGTTCCCAAGAAGAAAACCTCCAAAGCCAAACGTGATCAACGCCGAGCCCACTGGCGCAGACAAGCTTCCTCCCAAGCAGAAAAGGCTCTATCCCTCGGTAAATCTATTTTATCTGGCCGTTCTACTTTCCTCTATCCCCCTGCAGAAGAAGAAGGAGAAGAAGAGTAGAAAGAAATTGTCAGTTAGCTGAATTTAGCATTAAGGTGAAGGGCGATCGCCAAGGACAAAACGGTTTTGGGAAAAATAATTGAATTGATTGAACTTCAATGCTTAACCAGTTCCCGAAGCTTCGCCCAACTTCCTACCAAGCAAGCATCGTTGCTGTTTTTGTCTTTTCCCTGGTCATACGTTTCTGGAACCTGGGGCAGTTCAACGAGTTCGTTTTCGACGAAGTTTATTACGCCAAATTTGCCAGCGACTATTGGCTTGGCAACGAGTTTTTTCCTTCCCATCCCCCCCTGAGCCATTACCTAATTGCTTTAGCTATGGGGTTGGGACAGTTTTTCCCCGTCAATCCAGAGCAAATTAACGATCTAACGGGGGCGGTACGTTCCACCTGGAGTTACCGCTGGCTCAATGCTCTCACCGGGGCCACCATTCCCCTCCTCCTAGGGGCGCTCGCCTATCTGTTGACCCAACGGCGCTTGGTGACATTGCTAACCATGGGGCTAGTGGCCTTGGATGGGTTGTTTTTGGTGGAATCCCGCTATGCGCTGAATAATATTTACCTGATTTTTTTTGGGCTACTGGGGCAAGCCCTGGTTTTATGGCATTTGCGTCAGGGCAAACTGTGGCAATTAATTCTAGGGGGCATTAGTTTAGCTTGCGCCGGCAGCGTCAAATGGAACGGTTTTGCTTTTTTGTTGGGTATTTATCTCCTCTGGGCGATCGCCTGGTTTAGAGCGGTCTTCAATCAAGACTGGGCCAAGAAGCAAGGAAATTCACCGGAGCCATTAGATGGCAATGGGCACAATAATCAAGACTTTTTTTCCCGTTGGTTGACCATTTCTCCCTTTAAATTCGCCCTTTGGTTAGTGTTGGCCCCGGCAATTACTTACAGCGTCATTTGGACTCCCCATTTGTTAATGAATGGAGAATACGCTTCCCTGGAAGGTTTTTGGCGCATTCAACGAGAGACTTGGCAGTACCATCGCCGAGTAGGCAACAGTCCTGATATTCACCCCTATTGTTCTCCCTGGTATAGCTGGCTGGTGATGGCTAGACCGATCGCCTATTTTTATCAAAAATTCGGTGAATTTGGACTAATTTACGATGTCCACGCCATGGCCAATCCGATTTTGCTCTGGTTTTCCACGGGGGCCATGGGGCTATTGCTGGGTACTATTGCTTGGCAAAAAATCAGTCAATTTTTCTCCAGGGGAATTAATCAAATCAATGCACCTTTGCGGGGCGTTACTCTCTACGTTGCGATTAACTACGCTGTCAATCTTTTGCCTTGGTTGGGTATTAGTCGTTGCACCTTTTTTTACCACTACCTACCTGCCTATGGCTTTAGTATCTTAGCCTTAGCTTTGATTTTGGCCACTTTACTGGATAGCCCTAAACTTAGTTACCGCATTATTGCTTGGACGGTTTTAACCCTAGTGGCGATCGCCTTCTGGTATTGGTCCCCAGTTTTTCTAGGATTGCCCCTGACCCCCAGGGGTTTTGCCCTCAGGATGCTGTTTCCCAGTTGGATTTGAAACAAGAATATCTGCCAGTGATTAGTGGTTGGCTGTCGGTAAAATCTGAGATTACCTGTAAAAGCTAAATGGGGCGATAGACCACTGCATAATCCCCTTCCCGATTATCCGGTAAGAGGAAACCCTTACGACAAAGGGAATCAATGGTTTCTTTCACCTTTTGGGGATCTTCCCCGGTGGCCACAATACATTCGCTAACGGTGGCTCCAATCGCCTTAGCCGCACAGGTTTTAATAATCAACACATCCAGCCTTTCCGTGGAAACCGGGGGAGGCGCAGTGACAATGGGAGGCGGGGCAGGGGAAGGGAGGTAATGTTTGTGATTGTAAATGGCGTTGAACTTTCTTTCGTCCATGGTGCCGAGGATAATCACATCCACAAAGCCAAGGATGAAAGGAATACCTGTCCAAGAAAAAATAAAATAGACGATGCCGGCGAAAATATTGCCTAGGTAAAATTTATGTAAGCCAAAGCCGCCGAAGAAAAGGGCAAAAATTAGGGCAACAAAGCGATTTTTCATAGCGGGTGTGCAAAGGAAACCGGCACCTACTGACGGTACTCGACAACAAAAGCGGAATGGGTCCAAGCCCCCCTGTTGTCATAGTAACGGATCAGCCTTTGTCGTTCGTTGGGGCGCACCAACCAGCCCACTTCCCCAAAGAAGGGTTGGCCCAATTGCAGACGATCGGGGGTGCAAGAAGAAGTACCGTCGGGTAGTAGGAGTACTTTGCTGGGGCTAGGACAAAGAAAATGAATCTGATGATCGCCCATAACTTTTCCTTGCATCACTGAAGTTTGTCCTTGCACAGTCACCCGTTGTTCCACCATGTCCTCAGTTTGCTCCAGGGTAATTTCCATCTCACTAACTTCCGGTTCTCGCCAGTCAGGGTAACCTGTATAAACCTGGCAGTGCCATGTCCCCAACAATTGCTCCACCGTTAACGTTGGTCTTTCCTGGGCATTACTCCCCCGACGAAATTCCCGGATAAACGTCAAACTGGCTAGGCTCAATTCCTTATCATACAGTTGCACGAATCTCATCCGGCGATCGCCGTCCACAAAGCCAAATTCCGCCCCAAATTCACTGAAGGGGGCCAACTGCCATGGCCCTTTGGAAAAAGCACCGGTGCCAAAAAAGATAATTTGTCGTCCTAGGGAACGATAATCCTGACCATAGTCCTGGGTCGGTGGGTCTTGGTAATCGGGGTTATCGTAGCGACGCAGACGGAACTTGACTAACTTGTTATCTTCCAAGCCTTCCAGAGTCAGTATGGAGGGGGTTTGGCCCAACACCTCCCCCTGGGGGGATAGGCGAGTAAAACTGCCCTGCCATTCCCCTAAATTTTTGAGAAAGTTTTCCCAGTTAGCCATGGTTATTTACCCTTATTTCTAGTTCTAATGTTGTTGGAAGAGCAATCAAAATCATTCTCCCACTTCCCTATTCTCTCGTCTCTGTGGGCAAGCTTTTCCAGAAATACTGGTTTATCATCGAGGAGACCATGGCTCAGTTTTGCCAGCTAGTTCTATTCTAGATTTTTCCCAACCCATCCATGCAGACTATTAGCCTTAGCCCAGATGCCCCCTCCATTGCTCCTCTTGGATTAGGCACCTGGTCCTGGGGAGACACCCTATTTTGGGCCTACGGTAAGGACTTTGGCCCAGAGGAAGTGGAGGGCGCTTTCCATGCTTCCGTGGAAGCTGGGGTTACCCTGATTGACACCGCTGAAATTTACGGTTTTGGAGAATCGGAACGGCTCATTGGCCGCTTTTGCCAGGAAACTGACCAAACAGTGCAAATTGCCACTAAATACTTTCCCTTGCCATGGCGTTGGCAGCGTTCTGACGTCACTAAAGCTTTAACTGCGAGTCTAGAAAGGCTACTGACAGATAGCATTACCCTCTACCAAATCCATTGGCCTCTGGAGTTTTGGCTCAAAACAGCGGATTTCATGGCTGTGTTGGCCGCCGAGGTCAAAAAGGGGCGCATTCAGGCTGTAGGAGTGAGCAACTATTCGGCCCAGCAAATGACGATCGCCCATGAGTGTTTGGCCGCCCAGGGCATTCCCCTGGCCAGCAATCAGGTACCTTAT is a window of Synechocystis sp. PCC 7338 DNA encoding:
- a CDS encoding DUF3598 family protein yields the protein MANWENFLKNLGEWQGSFTRLSPQGEVLGQTPSILTLEGLEDNKLVKFRLRRYDNPDYQDPPTQDYGQDYRSLGRQIIFFGTGAFSKGPWQLAPFSEFGAEFGFVDGDRRMRFVQLYDKELSLASLTFIREFRRGSNAQERPTLTVEQLLGTWHCQVYTGYPDWREPEVSEMEITLEQTEDMVEQRVTVQGQTSVMQGKVMGDHQIHFLCPSPSKVLLLPDGTSSCTPDRLQLGQPFFGEVGWLVRPNERQRLIRYYDNRGAWTHSAFVVEYRQ
- a CDS encoding aldo/keto reductase, with product MQTISLSPDAPSIAPLGLGTWSWGDTLFWAYGKDFGPEEVEGAFHASVEAGVTLIDTAEIYGFGESERLIGRFCQETDQTVQIATKYFPLPWRWQRSDVTKALTASLERLLTDSITLYQIHWPLEFWLKTADFMAVLAAEVKKGRIQAVGVSNYSAQQMTIAHECLAAQGIPLASNQVPYSLLNREIESNGISTQARQLNVTILAYSPLAQGLLTGKYRPENSPTLQGARRLNPRFSTKGLQKLAPLLNLLDTLADKHNKIPAQIALNWLIAQGNIIPIPGAKNASQAQQNAGALGWQLSPEEIEQLRTVAQGV
- the sbcC gene encoding exonuclease subunit SbcC; the encoded protein is MVPQQLILKNFLSYQNVSLDFRGLHTACICGANGAGKSSLLEAITWAIWGKCRAESEDDVLHNGTDQVRVDFQFISNNQTYRIIRSRQRGRSSVAEFQIKSGDNFLTLSAKGLRATQEKITSTLKLDYETFVNSAYLRQGRADEFMLRKPSERKQILADLLKLDQYELLATRAKDISKEAKGKINILNERLQILEQDLNQRPDVVANQVKLTEEITAVQAQQEQTQWQLQQLQTSQNQRQQWQKQAEWQQRQCQELTTEIARLQNQNGEIAQQCQNLELLLEQEVVIQINFQRYQTLQSQEGELAKDFQQYQNLQQQRQDLEQQLQRQENELARQAEQQLLRLEHLDKQLAELQPILAQQQDIEAELGKLKAAKQKLSQLDKLQHQVAPLLQRRFALHADLEKARAQCQAQLEQRLAIAKQLQMAIAAIPDQRRAFQALDEEISQLKNKQVYLKRVEEKGQERGHFKERLQENQRLFEKQLRELEQKLSLLDIPGATCPLCEQGLDGHYHQQVIEKTEHQCQELRNQIWILKEQITLADQELAILRNEYREIADGLSNLEQLLQHYGQMEAELEKSGENHERLVELNEQIDDLELSLSQGTFAESLQLELIVLERELTSLAYDEQTHALARSMVDQLRKGEIRHAKFKEAQAKHRQLMADRPGLEEKLLALRSQLQSLGTSSPLRQQWQQVEAALSQLNYNSETHQQLLAELRRQQPWQLRHQELEQARKQLPMLVQRAQEYRDLIGDRQQALGKRHRELAQLEEQISQYADHGEQIQFLEQELGQRRQQLDNLLAKKGGLEQLLIQIDTLQGEYEETKQQFNQAQKQFRIHEELSKAFGKNGIQAMMIENILPQLEAETNYILARLTGNQHHIQFVTQKEGKSSTKRKPKMIDTLDILIADAQGTRPYETYSGGEAFRINFSIRLALAKLLAQRSGTALQLLIIDEGFGTQDADGCDRLVAAITAIASDFACILTVTHMPQFKEAFQQRIEVNKTEFGSQLAIVS
- a CDS encoding pentapeptide repeat-containing protein gives rise to the protein MGHCTAVIMQEFSHYYEILGLEVGASLEEINEAYRDLAFVWHPDRLPRDNPRLLAKAAGKLKEINQARDRLKEMLELELSAKASQVPEKNQPSKAPKAKPKSKPRAKAPPPHGDRQSRPHHQQPTSHNHSSNSHHHQENHNRPYYRDLTGADLRWANLKEKDLSGRKMVSANLSNADLSDSFLHQVNLENANLFRANLFRANLLEANLRGANLQEANLVGADLSGADLSGANLQGAKIGAGNRIMVKLTATKLTGAILPDGSKHS
- a CDS encoding phospholipid carrier-dependent glycosyltransferase — translated: MLNQFPKLRPTSYQASIVAVFVFSLVIRFWNLGQFNEFVFDEVYYAKFASDYWLGNEFFPSHPPLSHYLIALAMGLGQFFPVNPEQINDLTGAVRSTWSYRWLNALTGATIPLLLGALAYLLTQRRLVTLLTMGLVALDGLFLVESRYALNNIYLIFFGLLGQALVLWHLRQGKLWQLILGGISLACAGSVKWNGFAFLLGIYLLWAIAWFRAVFNQDWAKKQGNSPEPLDGNGHNNQDFFSRWLTISPFKFALWLVLAPAITYSVIWTPHLLMNGEYASLEGFWRIQRETWQYHRRVGNSPDIHPYCSPWYSWLVMARPIAYFYQKFGEFGLIYDVHAMANPILLWFSTGAMGLLLGTIAWQKISQFFSRGINQINAPLRGVTLYVAINYAVNLLPWLGISRCTFFYHYLPAYGFSILALALILATLLDSPKLSYRIIAWTVLTLVAIAFWYWSPVFLGLPLTPRGFALRMLFPSWI
- the rpmF gene encoding 50S ribosomal protein L32 yields the protein MAVPKKKTSKAKRDQRRAHWRRQASSQAEKALSLGKSILSGRSTFLYPPAEEEGEEE
- a CDS encoding TM2 domain-containing protein, which encodes MKNRFVALIFALFFGGFGLHKFYLGNIFAGIVYFIFSWTGIPFILGFVDVIILGTMDERKFNAIYNHKHYLPSPAPPPIVTAPPPVSTERLDVLIIKTCAAKAIGATVSECIVATGEDPQKVKETIDSLCRKGFLLPDNREGDYAVVYRPI